A stretch of the Fusarium musae strain F31 chromosome 2, whole genome shotgun sequence genome encodes the following:
- a CDS encoding hypothetical protein (EggNog:ENOG41): MSRTLIYTLTQELDYDIEEVWSIFSKFDDVAAWSPMVVQCTTDGEGIGSVRYAVTDSGARFNEKLEILDQESHIISYSFEEPVPFPVIGLYGMQHLEAIEPGKTHLTWTAEAESIDEEVKDTVGQQTQGLVKASLAGLVELLGKRQEVVQN, encoded by the coding sequence ATGTCTCGAACTCTCATATACACACTCACACAGGAACTGGACTACGATATCGAAGAAGTCTGGTCTATATTCTCCAAGTTTGACGACGTCGCCGCATGGTCACCAATGGTTGTCCAATGCACGACAGATGGTGAAGGGATCGGTTCAGTCAGGTATGCGGTAACCGACTCAGGCGCCCGCTTCAATGAAAAGctcgagattcttgatcAAGAGTCGCATATCATTAGCTACAGCTTCGAGGAGCCTGTGCCGTTCCCAGTGATCGGCCTGTACGGGATGCAACATCTAGAAGCAATTGAGCCGGGCAAAACGCATCTCACGTGGACTGCGGAGGCCGAGTCAATCGATGAGGAAGTGAAAGATACGGTTGGCCAACAAACGCAAGGTCTTGTTAAGGCTTCTCTTGCTGGACTTGTGGAATTGCTTGGAAAACGCCAGGAGGTGGTACAGAATTAG